In the genome of Terribacillus sp. FSL K6-0262, one region contains:
- a CDS encoding YybS family protein: MNNARKLTEGAMLGGIYLVLLLMAIFVPVLNLLAMLVMPVPIILYWIRHGFKSGIYFSAAILLLSFIGTVAGFLMTIAIAIGAAATGYILHQKHSTYEALLKGAVGYALGFTIFLAGSQFISGINIIEMIQDSYQDTIQTVKSEVDTVGVTVPEAQWEQMDAAFDYVLVLIPTMIAVSSLLFAFVSQWLAHQVHNRQSKQRILYPPFRRFNLPVIVLFIYFIGSIARWFEMDQNGWIYPIVTNVTELAGILLVLQGFSFFFHFAYHRKLPKVLPILAVVISILFAPVLLYLVRILGIIDVGFRLRERMGSKK, translated from the coding sequence ATGAACAATGCTCGAAAACTGACGGAAGGAGCCATGCTGGGAGGGATTTATCTCGTTCTGCTGCTTATGGCAATCTTTGTGCCAGTGCTCAACTTACTGGCGATGCTTGTCATGCCAGTGCCGATCATCCTCTATTGGATCCGGCATGGTTTTAAGTCAGGGATCTACTTTTCTGCAGCCATCCTGCTTTTATCCTTCATCGGAACAGTTGCTGGGTTCTTAATGACGATCGCAATCGCGATCGGGGCAGCTGCAACAGGCTACATCCTTCATCAAAAGCATTCCACATATGAAGCTTTATTGAAGGGGGCAGTGGGATATGCGCTCGGGTTCACGATATTCCTTGCAGGTTCACAATTCATATCGGGAATCAACATCATCGAGATGATCCAGGACAGCTATCAGGATACGATCCAGACAGTCAAATCCGAAGTGGATACCGTCGGGGTGACAGTACCGGAGGCCCAATGGGAGCAAATGGATGCTGCCTTCGATTATGTGCTGGTGCTGATCCCTACAATGATCGCTGTGTCCTCCTTGCTGTTTGCTTTCGTCTCTCAATGGCTGGCTCACCAAGTTCACAATCGTCAGAGTAAACAGCGGATCCTCTATCCGCCATTCCGCCGGTTCAACTTGCCGGTCATCGTATTGTTCATCTACTTTATCGGTTCCATCGCCCGCTGGTTCGAAATGGATCAGAATGGCTGGATTTATCCGATTGTCACAAATGTCACGGAGCTTGCCGGCATCCTGCTTGTCCTGCAGGGATTTTCTTTCTTTTTCCATTTCGCCTATCATCGGAAACTGCCGAAGGTGCTGCCGATTCTTGCAGTGGTGATCTCGATTCTTTTCGCGCCGGTACTGCTGTATCTTGTACGCATTTTGGGTATAATTGATGTAGGATTCAGGCTGCGGGAACGGATGGGCAGCAAGAAGTAG
- the rplI gene encoding 50S ribosomal protein L9 has product MKVIFTKDVKGKGKKGQVKEVPDGYARNYLLKNDLAVPATKGNMKVQEAKENKQHQLELQEVEEAKKLRDTLANLTVEVKAKSGEGGRLFGSITSKQIADELKKAHNIKIDKRKIELNEPIRALGYRDLEVKLHPEVTGKVKVHISEQ; this is encoded by the coding sequence ATGAAAGTCATTTTTACAAAGGACGTCAAAGGTAAAGGGAAAAAAGGACAAGTAAAAGAAGTGCCGGATGGTTATGCACGTAATTACTTGCTTAAGAATGATTTGGCTGTGCCTGCAACCAAAGGCAATATGAAAGTGCAGGAAGCGAAAGAGAATAAACAGCATCAGTTGGAGCTTCAGGAAGTGGAAGAAGCGAAAAAACTGCGTGATACACTTGCCAATCTGACTGTGGAGGTCAAAGCGAAATCCGGTGAAGGCGGTCGTCTATTCGGATCCATCACAAGCAAACAGATTGCCGATGAATTGAAGAAGGCACATAATATCAAGATCGATAAACGGAAAATCGAGTTGAATGAACCGATCCGCGCCTTGGGTTATCGCGACTTGGAAGTGAAGCTGCATCCGGAAGTGACCGGCAAAGTGAAAGTTCATATCAGCGAGCAATAA
- the walK gene encoding cell wall metabolism sensor histidine kinase WalK: protein MNKIGFFRSVSLKLVVVYILLLIIALLLIGVFFTNSLENQLIQNKRDSLDSNMLWLKQSLAQEFEEERSPTDPTLEEDIADLLKTYSNGERTKIQVIDIQRQLVGTSELGEQDSIGARVTDNNIIQAITNNGFAVPSETKPNIVIDEDTGDRTLRSYYNIEGTDSNGESELLGLIYVRTSIEDVYEQLKSTNLIFLRATFIALIFAAILGILIARAITKPIKEMQRQARVMATGDFSKRVNVYGEDEIGQLARTFNHMNDELRQAHMRTEGERRKLSSVLSHMSDGVIATDRNGAITLMNAPAESLIGRSADEVRGQFLIEVLNLNEKIVDITEIQETGSIIIDMSDDDQYLLLRCNFSIVQDEYEQISGFITVISDVTEQEQIEQERREFVSNVSHELRTPLTTMRSYLEALTDGAWKDESIAPHFLDVTQQETDRMIRLVNDLLQLSRMDSSNYTMEWERVNFVDFFHHVIDRFEMNKREDIHFERYLPKEEAFISIDKDKIMQVLDNIISNAIKYSPDGGTIRFRLRKDSQKLLVSISDEGMGIAYEKLDKIFERFYRTDKARTRKLGGTGLGLAIAKDLVEAHHGVIWAESKEGRGTTVLFTIPLNRKRGEVR, encoded by the coding sequence ATGAATAAGATAGGCTTTTTCCGTTCCGTGAGCCTAAAACTGGTCGTCGTTTACATTTTGCTGCTGATCATCGCTCTTTTGCTGATCGGCGTCTTTTTTACCAACAGCTTGGAGAATCAGCTGATTCAAAATAAACGGGATTCGCTTGATTCCAATATGTTGTGGCTTAAACAATCCTTGGCTCAGGAATTCGAGGAGGAACGTTCCCCCACTGACCCTACATTGGAAGAAGACATTGCTGATTTGCTAAAAACCTACTCGAATGGTGAACGAACAAAGATTCAGGTGATCGATATTCAAAGACAGCTTGTGGGAACAAGCGAGCTTGGTGAGCAGGATTCGATCGGTGCCAGGGTGACAGACAATAATATCATTCAGGCGATTACCAATAACGGATTCGCAGTTCCATCTGAAACAAAGCCCAATATCGTCATAGATGAGGATACAGGAGATCGGACGCTGAGATCTTATTACAATATCGAGGGTACGGACAGTAATGGGGAGAGTGAATTACTCGGCTTGATTTATGTTCGGACATCGATCGAGGATGTATATGAACAGCTGAAAAGCACGAATCTCATATTCTTGCGTGCTACATTCATCGCCCTTATTTTTGCTGCCATCCTGGGAATTCTCATTGCCCGGGCAATAACGAAGCCTATCAAGGAAATGCAAAGGCAGGCCCGTGTCATGGCAACCGGAGATTTCTCCAAGCGAGTGAATGTCTATGGGGAGGACGAAATAGGTCAGCTTGCCCGCACTTTCAATCATATGAATGACGAACTCCGGCAAGCGCATATGCGGACAGAAGGAGAGCGTCGTAAACTCAGTTCCGTACTTTCCCACATGTCAGATGGTGTCATCGCCACCGACAGGAATGGTGCCATCACATTGATGAATGCGCCGGCAGAGAGTCTGATCGGGAGAAGTGCTGACGAAGTGCGCGGTCAATTCCTGATTGAAGTACTGAACTTGAATGAAAAGATAGTCGATATAACGGAAATACAGGAAACGGGATCGATCATCATTGATATGAGTGATGATGATCAATATTTGCTGCTTCGCTGCAATTTCTCCATCGTACAGGATGAATATGAGCAAATCAGCGGATTCATCACCGTAATCAGTGATGTTACCGAACAAGAGCAGATCGAACAGGAGCGGCGGGAATTCGTTTCCAATGTATCGCATGAGCTCCGGACCCCGCTGACAACGATGCGGAGCTACTTGGAGGCACTGACGGATGGAGCATGGAAGGATGAATCGATTGCACCGCATTTCCTTGATGTCACACAGCAGGAAACGGATCGCATGATTCGACTGGTCAATGACCTGCTTCAGCTCTCCCGTATGGATAGCAGCAATTATACAATGGAATGGGAACGAGTCAATTTCGTCGATTTCTTCCATCATGTGATTGACCGCTTTGAAATGAATAAGCGAGAGGATATCCACTTTGAGCGCTATTTGCCGAAAGAGGAAGCGTTCATCTCGATTGATAAAGATAAAATCATGCAAGTTCTGGATAATATCATCAGTAATGCCATCAAGTATTCACCGGATGGCGGAACGATCCGTTTCCGTCTCCGAAAGGATAGTCAAAAGCTATTGGTCAGCATCTCGGATGAGGGGATGGGTATTGCTTACGAAAAACTGGACAAGATATTCGAACGATTCTATCGGACGGATAAAGCCCGTACCAGGAAGCTGGGCGGTACAGGTCTGGGTCTGGCAATAGCTAAAGATCTTGTCGAAGCGCATCACGGCGTAATCTGGGCCGAAAGCAAAGAGGGCAGAGGCACAACCGTGCTCTTCACTATTCCGCTTAACCGGAAAAGGGGTGAGGTGCGTTGA
- the yycI gene encoding two-component system regulatory protein YycI — protein MQWNKIKLMFILAFLVLDIYLIFQLIPQEETEQLVLETESQDKVLSSVTGYNKLSDEETETNQQYEAKKHHFTNGDLEDIPSRDEMDFDISSGDQLVATFKEPKKLPVEISVDDDEEQMKEELSDFAEDYVFDGKDYTYWGRQGNKLLFFQKTSEGQTYFSSDCLLLVTLNSEYEVTEYTQTHIEDFKKSENQENLKHYSEKEAVKALQSKQLIEFNDKIEVEKGFYPTIELSSKLNFAPAYKITVNGTKHYFYMLLPDYPYTNAPTESVFLSSLESETEETQ, from the coding sequence ATGCAATGGAATAAAATAAAGCTCATGTTCATCCTCGCCTTCCTTGTCTTGGACATCTATCTCATCTTCCAGCTGATTCCGCAGGAAGAAACGGAACAGCTGGTATTGGAGACAGAAAGCCAGGATAAGGTTCTGTCCAGTGTCACGGGATATAACAAGCTCTCAGATGAAGAAACAGAAACCAATCAGCAATATGAAGCAAAGAAACATCATTTTACCAATGGGGATTTGGAAGATATTCCGTCGAGGGATGAAATGGACTTCGATATCAGTTCGGGTGATCAGCTGGTGGCGACATTCAAGGAACCGAAGAAGCTGCCAGTCGAGATTTCGGTCGATGATGATGAAGAGCAGATGAAGGAAGAGTTAAGTGATTTTGCCGAGGATTATGTCTTCGACGGAAAGGATTATACTTACTGGGGCAGACAAGGCAATAAACTACTATTCTTCCAAAAGACAAGCGAGGGGCAAACCTATTTCAGTTCAGATTGTCTGCTGCTAGTCACCCTGAATAGTGAATACGAGGTAACGGAGTATACACAAACGCATATCGAGGACTTTAAAAAGAGTGAAAATCAGGAGAATCTGAAACATTATTCGGAGAAGGAAGCAGTTAAAGCATTACAGAGTAAACAGCTGATTGAATTCAACGATAAGATTGAAGTGGAAAAGGGCTTTTACCCAACCATCGAGCTTTCTTCAAAGCTTAATTTCGCCCCTGCCTACAAAATCACCGTCAATGGGACGAAGCATTATTTTTATATGTTGCTTCCGGACTACCCATATACGAATGCTCCGACTGAGTCGGTATTTCTAAGCAGCTTAGAGTCAGAGACAGAAGAAACACAATAA
- the dnaB gene encoding replicative DNA helicase: MEEVWNDRTPPHNIEAEQAVIGAIFLEPEALSRASEQVVAEDFYRASHQRIFDAMMRLSDRGEPVDLVTVTTALANAKLLEEVGGVSYLSDLANAVPTAANIEYYSKIVAEKALLRRLIRSATDIVTSSFAKEDAVEDVLNEAEKSIMEVSGRKNSGAFQNIKDVLIDVYDNIEKLHHQNATVTGVPTGYRDLDKMTSGFQRNDLIIIAARPSVGKTAFALNIAQNVSIHAGENVAIFSLEMGAEQLVSRMLCAEGNIDAQRLRTGSLQAEDWGKLTMAMGSLSNAGIYIDDTPGIRVSDIRSKCRRLKQESGLGMILIDYLQLIMGSSSGKGENRQQEVSEISRSLKALARELEVPVIALSQLSRGVEQRQDKRPMMSDLRESGSIEQDADIVGFLYRDDYYDKESEKQNIIEIILAKQRNGPVGTVELAFVKEYNKFVDLDHRYSESDVPPA; the protein is encoded by the coding sequence ATGGAAGAAGTCTGGAATGACCGGACGCCTCCTCATAATATAGAAGCAGAGCAAGCCGTGATTGGTGCCATCTTTCTGGAACCTGAAGCACTATCGAGAGCGTCGGAGCAAGTAGTAGCGGAAGATTTTTACCGTGCAAGCCATCAGCGGATTTTCGATGCGATGATGCGCTTATCCGATAGGGGCGAACCAGTGGACCTTGTCACGGTCACGACTGCGCTTGCCAATGCAAAACTGTTGGAGGAGGTCGGCGGGGTTTCGTATTTGAGCGATCTTGCCAATGCCGTTCCGACAGCAGCAAATATTGAGTACTATAGCAAGATCGTGGCTGAAAAGGCGCTGCTGCGCAGGCTGATACGTTCTGCCACCGATATTGTCACCTCAAGCTTCGCTAAGGAAGATGCTGTCGAGGACGTGCTCAACGAAGCAGAGAAATCGATTATGGAGGTTTCCGGACGAAAGAATTCCGGTGCTTTTCAGAACATCAAGGATGTTTTGATCGATGTTTACGATAATATCGAGAAATTGCACCATCAGAATGCCACGGTCACAGGTGTCCCTACGGGGTACCGGGATCTGGATAAGATGACATCCGGTTTCCAGCGGAATGACTTGATCATCATTGCCGCGCGTCCATCGGTGGGGAAGACGGCCTTTGCATTGAACATCGCACAGAACGTCAGTATCCATGCGGGCGAAAATGTCGCCATCTTCAGTTTGGAGATGGGAGCGGAGCAGCTCGTTTCGCGTATGCTTTGTGCAGAAGGCAATATCGATGCACAGCGATTGCGTACAGGGAGCCTCCAGGCAGAGGACTGGGGCAAGCTCACGATGGCAATGGGAAGCTTGTCCAATGCCGGTATTTATATTGATGATACACCTGGTATCCGTGTCAGCGATATCCGGTCCAAGTGCCGCCGCCTGAAGCAGGAAAGCGGATTGGGAATGATCTTGATCGATTATCTGCAGCTCATCATGGGCTCAAGCTCCGGAAAAGGAGAAAACCGTCAGCAGGAAGTTTCCGAGATTTCCCGTTCCCTGAAGGCTTTGGCGCGTGAGCTGGAAGTTCCGGTCATCGCACTGTCGCAGCTTTCCCGCGGAGTTGAGCAGCGGCAGGATAAACGCCCGATGATGTCCGACTTGCGTGAATCCGGTAGTATCGAGCAGGATGCCGATATCGTCGGATTCCTGTACCGTGACGATTATTATGACAAAGAGTCGGAGAAGCAGAATATCATCGAGATCATCCTGGCCAAGCAGCGTAATGGTCCGGTCGGGACAGTGGAGCTGGCCTTTGTGAAGGAATATAATAAATTCGTAGATTTGGATCATAGATATTCGGAAAGTGATGTCCCGCCAGCATGA
- a CDS encoding adenylosuccinate synthase → MSSVVVVGTQWGDEGKGKITDFLSQNAEVVARYQGGNNAGHTIKFDNVTYKLHLIPSGIFFPEKKCVLGNGMVIDPKALIKELEYLHERNVSTDNLVISNRAHVILPYHLKLDELQEESKGANKIGTTKKGIGPAYMDKAARMGIRIADLLDKDAFREKLEQNLEEKNRLFEKVYESNVFTVEEILDEYYEYGQQIAKYVADTSVELNNALDQGRRVLFEGAQGVMLDIDQGTYPFVTSSNPIAGGVTIGSGVGPTKINHVVGVSKAYTTRVGDGPFPTELHDEIGDQIREVGREYGTTTGRPRRVGWFDSVVVRHAQRVSGITDLSLNSIDVLTGIETLKICVAYRYKGEVMEHFPASLKELAQCEPVYEELPGWTEDITGVRNLNELPANARHYIERISQLTGIPLSIFSVGPDRTQTNEVRSVYSQ, encoded by the coding sequence ATGTCCTCAGTAGTTGTAGTAGGAACCCAATGGGGAGATGAAGGGAAAGGGAAGATCACTGACTTCCTTTCACAGAATGCCGAAGTTGTTGCGCGTTACCAAGGCGGAAACAATGCTGGCCACACAATTAAATTCGATAATGTCACATATAAGCTTCACTTGATTCCATCCGGTATCTTTTTCCCGGAAAAGAAATGTGTCCTGGGTAACGGTATGGTGATCGATCCCAAAGCATTGATTAAAGAATTGGAATATTTGCACGAACGCAATGTCAGCACAGATAATTTAGTCATTTCAAACCGTGCGCATGTCATTCTTCCGTATCATCTGAAACTGGATGAACTGCAGGAAGAATCCAAAGGAGCCAATAAAATCGGTACGACTAAAAAAGGCATCGGACCTGCTTACATGGATAAAGCAGCAAGAATGGGTATCCGTATTGCAGATTTATTGGACAAGGATGCTTTCAGGGAAAAGCTGGAGCAGAACCTGGAAGAAAAGAACCGTCTGTTCGAAAAAGTTTATGAAAGCAATGTCTTCACGGTGGAAGAGATCCTCGATGAATATTATGAATATGGTCAGCAAATCGCCAAGTATGTAGCGGATACTTCCGTTGAGCTGAACAATGCATTGGATCAAGGCCGCCGCGTATTGTTTGAAGGCGCCCAAGGTGTCATGCTTGATATCGACCAAGGTACGTATCCATTCGTCACAAGCTCCAACCCGATTGCCGGCGGTGTCACAATCGGTTCCGGTGTCGGCCCGACGAAGATCAACCACGTCGTTGGCGTTTCCAAGGCATACACGACACGTGTCGGCGATGGTCCGTTCCCGACAGAATTGCATGATGAAATCGGCGATCAGATTCGCGAAGTCGGCCGTGAGTACGGTACGACGACTGGCCGTCCGCGTCGTGTCGGCTGGTTCGACAGCGTTGTTGTGCGTCATGCGCAGCGTGTGAGCGGCATCACAGATCTCTCTTTGAACTCGATTGACGTATTGACAGGCATCGAAACGCTGAAAATCTGTGTAGCATACCGCTATAAAGGCGAAGTCATGGAGCACTTCCCGGCAAGCCTGAAAGAGCTCGCGCAATGTGAGCCAGTTTATGAGGAACTGCCAGGCTGGACAGAAGATATCACAGGTGTCCGTAATTTGAATGAACTGCCTGCTAATGCGCGCCACTATATCGAGCGTATTTCCCAGCTGACGGGCATCCCGCTCAGTATCTTCTCTGTCGGTCCGGATCGCACCCAAACGAATGAAGTAAGAAGTGTATATAGCCAATAA
- a CDS encoding DHH family phosphoesterase, producing MPEIFKKPALSKHLIVIYVIAVILLICVWFYEWKLGLPLTVLLALSFFYSILTEQRMQDQTEEYISTMSHRVKKVGEEALLEMPIGIVLYSENYQIEWTTPYMNRFTEDTLVGVSLDDLSNALIPAIKDEKNEVWITLDDYDFLTVIKREERLLYLFDRTKQLEIQNLYNEEQTVLAIIFLDNYEEMTQNLDDTAKSQINSRVTAQLNEWSRQKGIYLKRTSQERFLAVLNQRILKELERTKFEILDEIRGLITDQNIPITLSIGVGAGGQTLPELGELAQSSLDLALGRGGDQVAIKGEAGKVRFYGGKTNPMEKRTRVRARVISHALKELVKQSEQVLIMGHKAPDMDSIGAAIGILKIAEANDIVGHIVLDKADTHSVSKLMASLQQDEELWEQFISPEEALDRVTKNTLVVVVDTHKPMLVAEERLLSKTEHVVVIDHHRRAEEFIEKPTLVYMEPYASSTAELVTELLDYQPKKLRLSTLEASALLAGIIVDTKSFTLRTGSRTFDAASYLRSKGADTVLVQRFMKEDLETYVKRAHLIEHTDIYREGIAISAAKDGQVFGPVVIAQAADTLLTMDGVSASFVISEREDGRIGISARSLGQVNVQVIMEKMNGGGHLTNAATQIADTTVQEAKKDLQRIIDEYVEGRNEE from the coding sequence ATGCCAGAGATATTTAAAAAACCAGCATTGAGTAAGCATTTGATCGTGATATATGTAATTGCTGTCATCTTGCTTATTTGTGTGTGGTTTTATGAATGGAAGCTTGGGCTGCCGCTTACAGTGCTCCTGGCGCTGTCTTTCTTCTACAGCATACTGACGGAACAGCGGATGCAGGATCAGACGGAGGAGTACATATCCACGATGTCCCACCGTGTGAAGAAAGTCGGCGAGGAAGCGCTCTTGGAGATGCCGATCGGTATCGTGCTGTACAGCGAGAATTATCAGATTGAATGGACGACACCGTACATGAACCGGTTTACAGAGGATACGCTTGTGGGCGTTTCGCTTGATGACCTGTCAAATGCGCTGATACCGGCAATCAAGGATGAAAAGAATGAGGTTTGGATCACACTTGATGACTATGATTTCCTGACGGTGATCAAGCGGGAAGAGCGGCTGCTGTATTTATTCGACCGGACGAAGCAGCTGGAAATCCAGAACTTATATAATGAAGAACAGACAGTCCTAGCTATCATTTTCCTCGATAACTATGAAGAAATGACGCAGAATCTTGATGATACAGCGAAAAGTCAGATCAATTCCCGGGTTACCGCGCAGTTGAATGAATGGTCGCGTCAGAAAGGGATTTATTTGAAGCGTACCTCACAGGAACGATTTCTTGCTGTGCTCAATCAGCGTATCTTGAAGGAGCTGGAGCGGACGAAATTCGAAATCCTTGATGAAATACGCGGATTGATAACGGATCAGAATATCCCGATCACGCTGAGCATCGGTGTCGGAGCCGGCGGTCAGACATTGCCGGAACTCGGCGAACTGGCGCAATCAAGCTTGGATTTGGCCCTTGGCCGGGGCGGGGACCAGGTTGCCATCAAAGGAGAGGCCGGAAAGGTACGCTTCTATGGCGGAAAGACGAATCCGATGGAGAAAAGGACCAGGGTGCGGGCGCGTGTCATTTCCCACGCGCTGAAGGAATTGGTCAAGCAAAGTGAACAAGTGCTCATCATGGGGCATAAGGCACCGGATATGGATTCGATCGGAGCTGCTATCGGCATCCTGAAAATCGCGGAAGCGAATGATATCGTCGGGCATATCGTCCTTGATAAGGCGGATACCCATAGTGTTTCCAAGCTGATGGCATCTCTTCAGCAGGATGAAGAGCTGTGGGAGCAATTCATCAGTCCGGAAGAAGCACTTGACAGGGTGACGAAGAATACGCTTGTGGTCGTCGTCGATACCCATAAGCCGATGCTGGTGGCTGAGGAAAGGCTGCTTAGCAAAACGGAGCATGTCGTTGTCATCGATCACCACCGCCGGGCAGAGGAATTCATTGAGAAACCGACGCTTGTCTACATGGAGCCTTATGCTTCCTCGACAGCTGAGCTTGTGACCGAGCTCCTGGATTACCAGCCCAAAAAGCTGCGATTATCCACCCTGGAGGCAAGTGCGTTGCTTGCAGGGATCATTGTCGACACGAAAAGCTTTACGCTCCGTACCGGTTCCCGTACGTTCGATGCGGCATCATATTTGCGCTCCAAAGGCGCGGACACGGTGCTTGTGCAGCGATTTATGAAAGAGGATCTGGAAACCTATGTGAAACGGGCGCATTTGATTGAACACACGGATATCTACCGGGAGGGTATTGCGATCTCTGCGGCAAAAGACGGGCAGGTATTCGGGCCGGTCGTCATTGCCCAGGCTGCAGATACACTGCTGACGATGGATGGTGTGAGTGCAAGTTTTGTCATCTCCGAGAGGGAAGACGGCCGCATCGGAATCAGTGCCAGATCCCTCGGGCAAGTCAATGTCCAGGTGATCATGGAAAAAATGAACGGCGGCGGACATTTGACCAATGCTGCCACGCAGATCGCCGATACAACCGTACAGGAAGCCAAGAAGGACCTGCAGCGGATCATCGATGAGTATGTTGAAGGGAGAAATGAAGAATGA
- the yycF gene encoding response regulator YycF, whose translation MNHKILVVDDEKPIADILKFNLEKEGYEVICAYDGDEAVELVQQENPDLILLDIMLPNKDGNEVCREVRKTHNMPIIMLTAKDAEIDKVLGLELGADDYVTKPFSNREVIARVKANLRRQAQIPGEDNKENKDIEIGKLVIHPEAYTVTNDGVQVELTHREFELLHYLARHSGQVMTREHLLETVWGYDYFGDVRTVDVTVRRLREKIEDNPSSPLWIITRRGVGYYLRSPEQE comes from the coding sequence ATGAACCATAAAATTTTAGTGGTTGATGACGAAAAACCAATCGCTGATATATTGAAATTCAATTTGGAAAAGGAAGGGTATGAGGTGATCTGTGCTTATGACGGTGATGAAGCCGTGGAACTTGTGCAGCAGGAAAATCCTGATCTGATCCTTTTGGATATCATGCTTCCGAATAAAGATGGCAATGAAGTATGCCGGGAAGTGAGGAAGACGCATAATATGCCGATCATCATGCTGACTGCGAAGGATGCCGAAATCGATAAGGTCCTTGGCCTGGAGCTCGGTGCCGATGACTATGTGACAAAGCCTTTCAGCAATCGGGAAGTCATTGCGCGTGTCAAAGCGAATTTGCGCAGACAGGCGCAGATCCCCGGGGAGGATAACAAGGAGAATAAAGATATTGAAATCGGCAAGCTCGTCATCCATCCGGAAGCATATACCGTCACAAATGATGGTGTACAGGTGGAACTGACGCATCGTGAATTCGAATTGCTTCATTACCTTGCCCGTCATAGCGGACAAGTCATGACGCGTGAACATTTGCTGGAGACGGTATGGGGATATGACTATTTCGGTGACGTACGTACAGTGGACGTAACGGTGCGCCGTCTCCGCGAGAAGATCGAGGACAATCCGAGCAGCCCGCTCTGGATCATCACACGAAGGGGTGTAGGATATTATCTTCGCAGCCCTGAACAGGAGTAA
- the yycH gene encoding two-component system activity regulator YycH — MKLETFNTILLVILVAVSLILTAYVWTFQPNSLKSEGIGTEEAKTLNGVEKQLADVVRPTHVYVHNGDNHFVFNSKEEEQSFIDELSDLTLTNTKNDSLDELPKTSVELVYPVTIAYSQLNALFTVEGAENVTSRLGNGGFTNLYLEPNEDDTTDLIFVNERQENPLQNVVRATVTDNIQNTILDEDSLTAAVSLSGTDTDDLNQIYLPQEIVVKDSNVRGETISRNVFADIYMDNNYTIQGTDQYTDSNLLEMIKFSNNGQFASYQYNSTSPGAGTTSRAEQLQAAIHTINNHKGWTDDYNLFAVSGESNFTFQFRMMNDGYPVFQTKGLSLMTIRMQSTLSEPVSYERTLLNLGVSGGSRGNYSLKAQQVKDWINEKEYNPRDIQDVVIGYQLEDSDSDIYKYHLKPSWYVKYDGEWNEVGDSETGGES; from the coding sequence TTGAAGTTAGAGACATTCAATACGATTTTGTTAGTCATTCTGGTTGCGGTGAGTCTGATTTTGACAGCCTATGTATGGACTTTCCAGCCAAACAGCCTGAAATCGGAAGGAATCGGAACCGAGGAAGCAAAGACGCTGAACGGCGTGGAGAAGCAGCTGGCGGATGTAGTCCGGCCGACACATGTCTATGTTCATAATGGTGATAATCACTTTGTTTTTAATTCCAAGGAAGAAGAACAAAGTTTCATTGATGAATTGTCGGATTTGACGCTCACGAATACCAAAAACGATAGCTTGGACGAATTGCCGAAGACAAGTGTCGAGCTCGTTTATCCAGTGACGATAGCTTATTCCCAGCTGAATGCTTTATTCACAGTGGAAGGGGCCGAGAACGTCACAAGCAGGCTTGGAAATGGCGGTTTTACAAATTTGTATTTGGAACCAAATGAGGATGATACGACGGATTTGATCTTTGTGAATGAACGGCAGGAGAACCCCTTGCAAAATGTCGTAAGAGCAACAGTGACGGACAATATCCAAAATACGATCCTTGATGAGGACAGCCTTACTGCCGCTGTCTCTCTATCAGGGACGGATACGGATGACTTGAATCAGATCTACCTGCCACAGGAGATTGTCGTGAAAGACAGCAATGTCCGCGGAGAGACTATTTCCAGGAATGTATTTGCTGATATTTATATGGATAATAATTACACCATTCAAGGAACAGACCAATACACCGATAGCAATCTATTGGAAATGATCAAGTTCAGTAATAATGGGCAATTTGCTTCCTATCAATATAATTCGACATCTCCTGGAGCAGGGACGACGAGCAGGGCGGAACAGCTGCAGGCTGCAATCCATACAATCAATAACCATAAAGGCTGGACGGATGATTATAATTTGTTTGCAGTGAGCGGTGAAAGCAACTTCACCTTCCAATTCAGGATGATGAACGATGGTTATCCGGTATTCCAGACAAAAGGTTTATCTTTGATGACCATCCGGATGCAGAGCACGCTGTCCGAACCAGTAAGCTATGAGCGGACCCTGCTCAACTTGGGTGTTTCCGGGGGATCACGAGGGAACTATTCGCTGAAAGCCCAGCAAGTGAAGGACTGGATAAATGAGAAGGAATACAATCCGCGTGATATACAGGATGTAGTCATTGGCTATCAGTTGGAAGACAGCGATTCGGATATTTACAAATATCATCTGAAACCTAGTTGGTATGTGAAATATGATGGGGAATGGAACGAGGTCGGAGACAGTGAGACAGGAGGGGAGAGCTGA